The Huiozyma naganishii CBS 8797 chromosome 3, complete genome genome contains a region encoding:
- the MIX23 gene encoding Mix23p (similar to Saccharomyces cerevisiae YBL107C; ancestral locus Anc_7.443) has product MGREDSITIRAPSPGLIDADDDNLKFSNGDNSVSEITLTRKVCIESTLVDSFLQTLRHISDDKIKQRLNSYNKQTVTNSDKLQNCNTFVQNELFPNWEARSKAITFCQRQADELKAELDVKYAESSNAKTVAVDARLDPYGERDLLDEQESKYSSWSRLNDWVKNSLIVESILQNTSDHTLKRQCDASEDYLEKFKALNKSLTK; this is encoded by the coding sequence ATGGGGAGGGAAGATTCTATAACAATAAGAGCACCTTCACCAGGCTTGATTGATGCTGATGATGACAATCTGAAATTCAGTAACGGGGATAATTCAGTATCGGAGATAACATTAACCAGAAAAGTGTGCATCGAGTCTACGCTTGTTGATTCCTTCTTACAGACCCTGCGTCACATCAGTGACGACAAAATAAAGCAGCGGCTAAACAGCTACAATAAACAAACCGTGACAAATAGCGACAAGCTGCAGAACTGTAATACATTCGTTCAAAATGAACTGTTCCCCAACTGGGAGGCTAGGTCCAAGGCAATTACATTCTGTCAGCGTCAAGCTGATGAACTGAAAGCCGAACTGGACGTGAAGTATGCAGAAAGTTCTAATGCAAAAACGGTAGCAGTTGATGCGAGGTTAGATCCCTACGGCGAGCGTGATCTGCTGGATGAACAGGAATCAAAATACTCCTCATGGAGTCGATTGAACGACTGGGTCAAAAATAGTCTGATTGTAGAGTCCATACTACAAAATACAAGTGACCACACTCTGAAGCGACAATGTGACGCAAGCGAGGattatttggaaaagttcaaGGCGCTGAATAAGTCTCTGACAAAATAA
- the SRO77 gene encoding putative Rab GTPase-binding protein SRO77 (similar to Saccharomyces cerevisiae SRO77 (YBL106C) and SRO7 (YPR032W); ancestral locus Anc_7.442), with product MFKSNKLKKVSNPFKTSSRDKGNEQPKEESHSFSFPFKSSGSKSSDANPSESVPTSKKSTHTSGDSKLFDIRPISVSGLTGKIICMAYDCTQSLLAVATDALEIHLFGQKQIDVTMTLTTGAPIIDLEFVKGIYLVVVDAKDTVTVISLLSKRVLATFFSPSRITCIETDPSVDWLLLGLQSGSIMIYDVDRNQVSDVKIENLQKSYFFPKNKLSPVVSISWNPRDIGTILISYEQVTVTYSLVSGEVIQHFIYELPPYAPGGDFSTGVERARTPKIIQSLYHPNSLHMLTVHEDNSMVFWDVNTGKLIQARTLFDYNIHLTQDGSENPKSTAHAPRIYKVVWVCQKNPEYTYLVVATKPSVPNDTTQGITILDLGGTPLYSVTSYDAMAKYYAHPKQEKLCPLDRQTQCKDFIPIAKSSPYFAGGHNPTCLLILSEDGEIETMLFPSGIITSKASLLPQSLSWARSKTTVCSAVSAPNKLWLGMVSSNTKYDSILQGGVAGKKDLRVQNIRTVLLSGHKNGSVRVWDGAAGDLDDNSVFEVNLARILNRADQLSIEHISFAPDTLELAAATENGDVMLFKYEVNQYFDLQRKNATSDLDLNFSRFSLDGFKDPVIDVRDRSPYNIRQGLMPSTAVHLKKGKVTALENSNIWLCLSIAYQDGTLVLLDRRGPAIIYMDQVRSLTKQQSQYVTCISFAIMQNGEEQYSSILMLCGTNTGELIVNKVLPEQTGRFHVQYGDVIKGNDKGPVLKIESIAKETGYSCDASVIKMQDLAKGIAIPGFIIVTSDSDVRAVKIGKGKVASKSFKYPVACSGLSYVVAYNAKKERKLMSYIMVLLATGDIRALSVPDLKEVMSGHSPTPLNSKFARDSAVLKNGDMFSRTSEYKTVLFSTVIDPNSPQHQTQPEVDSLYNQHLRIPYRPQVNSLQWARGTIMCTTDQLDELLGGPRREPSKYKESEIAKGTLSLKPSEDSKPPGTPQPYKRASRNSGRSSSYGMMKSVSRAVETKLDNLEDQFNDYASAVGQGMNDAMEETGKDFVKGSFGF from the coding sequence ATGTTTAAAAGTaataaattgaaaaaggTGTCCAACCCTTTCAAAACGTCGTCCAGAGATAAAGGCAATGAGCAgccaaaagaagaatcGCATTCTTTTTCGTTCCCCTTCAAGTCATCAGGTAGCAAATCTTCCGATGCAAACCCTTCCGAATCCGTTCCGACCTCTAAGAAAAGCACCCATACTTCAGGTGATTCAAAATTATTCGATATCAGACCAATTTCGGTGTCGGGATTGACTGGGAAGATTATTTGCATGGCGTACGATTGTACGCAGAGTCTTTTGGCAGTTGCTACAGATGCCCTGGAGATACATTTGTTTGGACAAAAGCAGATAGACGTAACAATGACATTGACCACTGGTGCCCCCATTATTGATTTAGAATTTGTGAAGGGCATTTatttggttgttgttgatgcgAAAGATACGGTTACGGTTATATCCCTTTTATCCAAAAGAGTTTTGgccactttcttttctccGAGCAGAATCACTTGTATAGAAACTGATCCATCGGTAGATTGGCTACTACTCGGGTTACAAAGTGGTTCAATAATGATATATGATGTTGATAGAAATCAAGTATCCGACGTTAAGATCGAGAACCTGCAGAAGAgttattttttcccaaaaAATAAGCTGTCACCTGTTGTTTCCATATCTTGGAATCCACGAGATATTGGCACGATACTAATTTCATATGAACAAGTCACCGTTACCTATTCCTTGGTCAGTGGCGAGGTTATCCAACACTTCATATATGAATTACCACCATACGCACCAGGTGGGGATTTTTCAACAGGGGTGGAGAGAGCTAGAACCCCCAAGATCATTCAGTCTCTGTACCATCCAAACTCGCTGCATATGCTAACAGTGCATGAAGACAATTCTATGGTATTTTGGGATGTTAATACTGGTAAACTGATACAGGCGAGGACCTTATTTGATTATAATATTCATTTAACTCAAGATGGCTCAGAGAATCCAAAATCTACTGCACATGCACCAAGGATTTACAAAGTTGTTTGGGTGTGTCAAAAGAATCCAGAGTACACATACTTGGTTGTGGCCACTAAACCTTCTGTCCCCAATGATACTACCCAAGGTATTACGATCTTAGATTTGGGCGGTACACCACTCTATAGTGTAACATCATACGACGCGATGGCGAAGTACTATGCACACCCAAAACAAGAGAAATTATGTCCCTTGGACCGCCAAACTCAGTGTAAAGATTTTATACCAATCGCCAAATCTTCCCCTTATTTTGCGGGCGGCCACAATCCAACTTGTTTATTGATACTTTCAGAGGATGGTGAAATCGAAACTATGTTATTTCCCTCGGGAATTATTACCTCCAAGGCGTCGCTCTTGCCTCAGAGTTTGTCTTGGGCAAGATCGAAAACAACAGTGTGTAGTGCTGTCTCTGCCCCAAACAAATTATGGTTGGGTATGGTTtcatcaaacacaaaatACGACAGCATCCTCCAAGGAGGTGTGGCTGGTAAAAAAGATTTAAGAGTTCAGAATATAAGAACAGTATTGCTTTCAGGGCATAAAAATGGATCTGTTCGTGTTTGGGATGGGGCGGCAGGGGATTTGGATGATAACTCTGTTTTTGAGGTCAATCTAGCTCGCATTTTGAATAGGGCAGACCAGTTATCGATTGAGCACATTTCATTCGCGCCAGATACTTTGGAGTTAGCTGCGGCGACTGAAAACGGGGACGTTATGCTATTCAAGTATGAGGTAAATCAATACTTTGATTTACAGAGGAAGAACGCTACCAGTGATTTGGATCTGAATTTCAGCAGGTTCTCTTTAGATGGGTTCAAAGACCCTGTGATTGATGTGAGAGATAGATCCCCATATAATATCAGGCAAGGTTTGATGCCCAGCACCGCTGTTCATCTGAAGAAAGGGAAAGTAACTGCTTTGGAGAACAGTAATATTTGGCTTTGTTTGTCTATTGCATATCAGGATGGTACGCTTGTTTTACTTGATAGAAGAGGGCCCGCTATCATTTACATGGACCAAGTTCGAAGTCTAACAAAGCAGCAAAGCCAATACGTCACCTGCATTAGTTTTGCAATTATGCAAAACGGGGAGGAGCAGTACTCCAGTATTCTAATGTTATGTGGTACCAATACCGGCGAGTTGATTGTTAATAAAGTTTTACCTGAACAAACCGGGCGGTTTCATGTCCAGTATGGGGATGTTATTAAAGGTAACGACAAGGGACCTGTTCTCAAAATAGAGTCGATTGCGAAGGAAACAGGATATAGCTGTGATGCTAGTGTTATCAAGATGCAGGATTTAGCTAAAGGCATTGCCATACCAGGTTTCATTATAGTGACGAGCGATTCGGACGTGAGAGCAGTTAAGATTGGAAAGGGTAAAGTAGCATCCAAGTCTTTCAAATACCCCGTTGCATGTTCCGGTTTATCGTATGTTGTGGCCTATAATGCAAAAAAGGAACGGAAGTTGATGTCATACATTATGGTTCTTTTGGCAACTGGTGATATCCGTGCATTGTCTGTGCCTGACTTGAAAGAGGTGATGTCGGGGCACTCTCCGACACCTCTCAATTCAAAGTTTGCAAGGGATTCCGCAGTGTTAAAGAATGGTGATATgttttcaagaacaagcGAATATAAAACCGTTCTCTTCTCAACTGTCATTGATCCGAACTCTCCGCAACATCAGACTCAGCCGGAAGTTGATTCCTTGTATAATCAGCATTTGAGAATACCGTACAGGCCGCAGGTTAACTCTTTACAGTGGGCTAGGGGCACAATAATGTGTACGACTGACCAATTGGATGAACTGTTGGGAGGACCAAGAAGGGAACCATCCAAGTATAAAGAAAGTGAAATTGCGAAGGGTACTTTATCATTAAAGCCATCAGAGGATTCAAAGCCACCAGGGACTCCGCAGCCCTATAAAAGGGCGTCTAGAAACTCAGGAAGGTCCAGTTCCTATGGTATGATGAAAAGTGTTAGTCGCGCAGTTGAGACAAAGCTGGACAATCTGGAAGATCAATTTAACGATTACGCCTCTGCGGTGGGCCAAGGCATGAACGACGCTATGGAAGAGACGGGGAAAGATTTTGTAAAGGGATCCTTCGGGTTCTAA
- the RNR3 gene encoding ribonucleotide-diphosphate reductase subunit RNR3 (similar to Saccharomyces cerevisiae RNR1 (YER070W) and RNR3 (YIL066C); ancestral locus Anc_7.256), with translation MYVIKRDGRKEPVRFDKITARITRLCYGLDPKRVDPVIVTQRIISGVYEGVSTEELDNLAAETAAYMTTIHPDYGTLAARLAISNLHKQTTKLFSQVVSDLYHYVNPANGKHAPMISDKVYDIVMKNKELLNSTIVYDRDFAYNYFGFKTLERSYLLRINGKVAERPQHLVMRVALGIHLDDLESVVRTYNLMSMRYFTHASPTLFNAGTPRPQMSSCFLIAMKDDSIEGIFDTLKECAMISKTAGGIGLHIHNIRSTGSYIAGTNGTSNGLIPMIRVFNNTSRYVDQGGNKRPGAFALYLEPWHADIFDFIDIRKNHGKEEIRARDLFPALWIPDLFMKRVEANGDWTLFSPSDAPGLSDVWGEEYEQLYERYEREGRGKTIKAHKLWYAILEAQTETGTPFMIYKDACNRKSNQQNLGTIKSSNLCCEIVEYSAPDETAVCNLASIALPAFIETSEDGKVSTYNFDKLHEISKVVTHNLNRVIDNNYYPVPEAENSNMRHRPIALGVQGLADTYMLLRLPFESEEARTLNKQIFETIYHASLEASCELAQKDGTYSSWEGCPMSKGIFQMDMWDAKPFGMWDWETLRKDIIEHGLRNSLTMAPMPTASTSQIMGYNECFEPLTSNMYQRRVLSGEFQVVNPYLLRDLVDLGVWDESMKQHLITANGSIQGLPNIPDELKELYKTVWEISQKKILEMAADRSIYIDQSHSLNLFLQAPTMGKITSMHFYGWKKGLKTGMYYLRTQAASAAIQFTIDQKVADRAATMVADLANLKRPRYVPQGTKFTERLAKINEHSMPPTALREISNLTLEDHSLETPRTSSNEKISSNVTAVIIEEGCEVTSQ, from the coding sequence ATGTACGTTATAAAAAGAGATGGAAGGAAAGAGCCTGTCAGATTTGACAAGATCACGGCCAGGATTACAAGACTTTGCTATGGGTTAGATCCGAAACGTGTTGACCCTGTTATAGTCACTCAGAGAATCATTTCTGGTGTCTATGAAGGTGTGAGCACTGAAGAATTGGATAACCTAGCCGCAGAAACAGCCGCATACATGACTACTATTCATCCTGATTACGGTACTTTGGCTGCTAGGCTTGCGATTTCTAATTTGCACAAGCAAACTACGAAACTGTTTTCTCAGGTTGTTAGTGACCTGTATCACTATGTTAATCCTGCTAACGGGAAGCACGCTCCTATGATTTCAGATAAGGTCTACGACATTGTGATGAAAAACAAAGAACTGTTGAATTCCACTATTGTTTATGACAGGGATTTTGCATACAATTACTTTGGTTTCAAGACACTAGAACGGTCATACTTGCTGAGAATTAACGGTAAAGTGGCGGAACGTCCCCAACATTTGGTTATGAGAGTGGCCTTGGGTATCCATCTGGATGATTTAGAATCTGTCGTAAGGACATACAATTTGATGTCAATGAGATACTTCACACACGCCTCCCCCACTCTATTCAATGCTGGTACCCCAAGACCACAGATGTCATCATGCTTTTTGATTGCCATGAAAGATGACTCCATTGAGGGAATTTttgacactttgaaggagtGTGCTATGATATCGAAAACTGCAGGTGGTATCGGTTTGCACATTCACAATATTCGTTCAACTGGGTCGTACATCGCCGGTACCAATGGGACGTCGAATGGTCTGATTCCAATGATCCGTGTCTTCAACAACACATCACGTTATGTCGACCAAGGTGGTAACAAAAGACCTGGTGCCTTTGCTTTGTATCTAGAACCATGGCACgctgatatttttgacTTCATTGATATCAGGAAAAATCACGGGAAGGAAGAGATCAGGGCAAGAGATCTATTCCCCGCTTTATGGATCCCCGACCTTTTTATGAAGCGTGTGGAAGCTAACGGCGATTGGACCTTGTTTTCGCCGAGCGATGCTCCAGGTCTATCTGATGTTTGGGGTGAAGAGTACGAGCAACTTTATGAAAGGTATGAAAGGGAGGGTCGTGGTAAGACAATTAAAGCACACAAATTGTGGTACGCAATCCTGGAAGCTCAGACCGAAACTGGTACGCCATTTATGATTTACAAAGATGCGTGTAACAGGAAGAGTAACCAACAGAATTTGGGAACAATCAAATCCTCTAACCTGTGTTGTGAAATTGTCGAGTATTCTGCACCAGATGAAACAGCAGTTTGTAACCTTGCCTCGATTGCTTTACCGGCCTTCATAGAGACATCGGAAGATGGGAAAGTGTCCACTTATAACTTCGATAAGCTACACGAGATTTCCAAGGTTGTTACTCacaacttgaacagagTCATCGACAACAACTACTATCCAGTTCCGGAAGCTGAAAACTCCAATATGAGACATAGACCAATTGCTTTAGGTGTTCAAGGTCTTGCTGATACTTATATGCTGCTGCGTTTACCGTTTGAGTCGGAGGAAGCCAGGACTTTGAACAaacaaatatttgaaacAATCTACCATGCGTCTTTGGAGGCATCTTGTGAACTGGCTCAAAAGGATGGAACATACTCCTCCTGGGAGGGTTGCCCAATGTCTAAGGgtattttccaaatggaTATGTGGGATGCCAAACCGTTTGGGATGTGGGATTGGGAAACATTGAGAAAAGATATTATTGAGCATGGGTTGAGAAACTCTTTGACAATGGCCCCAATGCCAACTGCTTCAACATCTCAAATTATGGGCTATAACGAATGTTTCGAACCCCTCACCTCCAACATGTACCAGCGTCGTGTCCTGTCCGGTGAATTTCAAGTCGTCAATCCATACTTGCTTCGGGACTTGGTTGATTTGGGTGTCTGGGACGAAAGTATGAAACAACATTTAATTACGGCCAACGGTTCCATCCAAGGTTTGCCAAATATCCCAGATGAGTTGAAAGAGTTATACAAAACGGTTTGGGAAATATCTCAGAAAaagattttggaaatgGCTGCCGACCGTTCCATCTACATTGATCAATCtcattctttgaacttATTTTTACAAGCTCCAACAATGGGTAAAATCACCAGTATGCATTTCTACGGTTGGAAGAAAGGTTTGAAGACTGGTATGTACTATCTGAGGACACAAGCTGCATCTGCTGCAATTCAGTTCACCATTGATCAAAAGGTAGCTGATAGGGCTGCTACCATGGTCGCAGATCTCGCTAATTTGAAACGTCCAAGATACGTCCCGCAAGGCACCAAATTCACTGAACGTTTGGCAAAAATTAACGAACATTCTATGCCTCCGACGGCTTTGAGGGAAATATCCAATTTAACTTTGGAAGATCATTCGCTTGAGACTCCCAGAACATCTTCTAACGAAAAGATATCTTCTAACGTTACCGCCGTTATTATAGAGGAAGGTTGCGAGGTGACCAGTCAATGA
- the KNAG0C04270 gene encoding uncharacterized protein (similar to Saccharomyces cerevisiae YIL067C; ancestral locus Anc_7.257), whose protein sequence is MNLDMSNEESTDKVGFEFPQHALTDEALELQDLSYNESGDLPESTESARRREEWVLLRHSNIFKRILYRIWYGPDKPNDEPPAFPRKFELLRKIDAFPEDVFKSRFPKKSVRIFLLLIYGCVWFGIVSSLIHAYLIKKPFFYPSDGGEKLPIITLSCNSYLNWEGKNNACGLMGELCEPFDNKEYYIRCPALCDRGGWTYSAIDVGTTKVKYRGYEIGGGQLSDSSQPDLFSYPYRADSFACGAAVHADIISPTRGGCARISMEGFQTLFPSREGKHNTKFSVGFNSFFPSSFAFRSYLNGIASGCHDPRMTVVCLNILFGLPIFYLYESIIGYWICTIVGYWTLVLVLDPPLLVDPHDESTVYELFSLGFQRLLPLCFVLYVLWKSAVKRTLKEDCSPLCKILLWYPLLWLGIMNNITFDRLPVDRLTGKDLKEQAGAATAVGCIAGTILTCAFIQAYSLWKSGRFRKFFKIYISFILGLVSLASIPGLHLRIHHYILGAVLVPGCATRGTSAYMFQGILIGLVLSGVSRWDFASIVETDIALLRGEAGAAPPPPIFRFKEETPHTLHLVVNSTASESYIRNEELNGFSLLLNDIEVYIGKDKTIDLDELFETNENLSLMAERAIEESANGSIPLYLRAARVSMGSPQKDRSDYTNAAILEWPVGIWHDPLLGVS, encoded by the coding sequence ATGAATTTGGATATGTCCAACGAGGAAAGTACTGATAAAGTTGGCTTCGAATTTCCACAACATGCTTTAACAGATGAAGCCTTGGAACTTCAGGACCTCTCCTATAACGAATCCGGTGATTTGCCTGAGTCTACTGAGTCTGCTCGAAGACGCGAAGAATGGGTTTTACTGAGACATTCtaatatcttcaaaagaattTTGTACAGAATATGGTATGGACCGGACAAACCGAATGATGAACCACCAGCTTTTCCTAGAAAATTTGAGCTTTTAAGGAAGATTGATGCCTTCCCCGAAGATGTCTTCAAGTCGAGATTCCCCAAAAAGAGTGTTAGGATTTTTCTTCTGCTAATATATGGTTGTGTTTGGTTTGGAATAGTATCTTCACTTATACATGCGTACTTGATAAAAAAGCCCTTCTTTTATCCGTCCGATGGCGGAGAGAAGCTTCCTATAATAACTTTGAGCTGTAACTCGTATCTGAATTGGGAGGGAAAGAACAATGCCTGTGGTCTGATGGGAGAGCTGTGCGAACCGTTTGATAACAAAGAATACTACATAAGATGTCCTGCGTTATGTGATAGAGGTGGATGGACCTATTCTGCCATCGACGTTGGTACAACCAAGGTTAAATATAGGGGGTATGAGATAGGTGGTGGGCAGTTGTCTGATTCATCGCAGCCTGATCTTTTTTCATACCCATATCGCGCTGATTCCTTTGCTTGTGGTGCTGCAGTTCACGCTGATATAATATCTCCCACACGGGGAGGATGTGCCCGGATCTCGATGGAGGGTTTCCAAACACTATTCCCATCCAGAGAGGGAAAGCATAACACTAAATTTTCAGTTGGTTTCAATTCATTCTTCCCAAGCTCTTTTGCATTCCGGTCTTATTTGAATGGAATAGCATCCGGGTGTCATGATCCAAGGATGACTGTGGTCTGCCTGAATATCCTCTTTGGCCTTCcaattttttatttatacGAAAGCATAATAGGTTATTGGATATGCACTATTGTTGGTTATTGGACTTTAGTGCTAGTTTTGGACCCTCCACTGTTGGTCGATCCACACGATGAGTCGACGGTTTACGAATTATTCAGCTTAggatttcaaagacttCTACCGTTGTGCTTTGTACTGTACGTTCTGTGGAAGAGCGCTGTCAAGCGGACGTTAAAGGAAGACTGCTCCCCGTTGTGTAAAATCCTTCTGTGGTACCCTTTGTTATGGCTCGGAATCATGAACAATATAACATTTGATCGATTACCGGTCGACAGGTTAACTGGGAAGGATCTGAAAGAACAAGCTGGTGCAGCAACTGCAGTTGGGTGTATTGCAGGGACCATTTTAACCTGCGCTTTCATTCAAGCATATTCTCTTTGGAAGTCCGGAAGATTTAgaaaattcttcaaaatatacATTTCGTTCATTTTGGGACTTGTATCCCTAGCCTCTATCCCCGGTTTACATTTGAGAATACATCATTATATTCTTGGTGCCGTTTTGGTTCCAGGCTGTGCAACAAGAGGGACATCTGCTTATATGTTTCAAGGTATTCTTATAGGTTTGGTTTTGTCAGGTGTGTCAAGGTGGGATTTTGCCAGTATTGTAGAAACTGATATTGCTTTACTACGGGGAGAAGCAGGTGCCGCTCCCCCACCCCCAATATTTCGATTCAAGGAAGAAACGCCTCATACACTGCATTTAGTGGTTAACTCCACGGCGTCAGAATCGTACATTAGAAATGAAGAGCTTAACGGATTCTCTCTATTACTGAACGATATTGAAGTATACATCGGGAAGGACAAAACAATTGATCTAGATGAACTTTTCGAAACTAATGAAAACTTGTCACTAATGGCAGAAAGGGCCATAGAGGAAAGTGCTAATGGTAGTATTCCGCTATATTTGAGAGCGGCAAGAGTATCAATGGGGTCACCTCAAAAAGATCGAAGCGACTACACAAATGCTGCCATTTTAGAATGGCCCGTTGGGATTTGGCATGATCCACTTTTGGGTGTATCCTGA